Proteins from a single region of Palaemon carinicauda isolate YSFRI2023 chromosome 1, ASM3689809v2, whole genome shotgun sequence:
- the LOC137646978 gene encoding uncharacterized protein, which yields MTGSRVSSIDKIGTVPLEEVEFFPNFEAYPDYYVRFRSEPASKEETEPKEHPPASTATPTPARYHIALSKPTYGLCKVAEALNEPPAQGTYKKNVAQKGSYDLQNTTFQNPPSSRGSYDLPNTTFQTPPSSRGSYDLPNTTFQKPPSRRGSYDLQNTNFQTPPSSRGSYDLPNTTFQNPPSSRGSYDLQNTTFQKPPSRRGSYDLQNTTFQTPPSSGGSCDLQNTTFQTPPSSGGSCDLQNTTFQTPPSSGGSCDLQNTTFQTPPSSGGSCDLQNTTFQTPPSSGGSCDLQNTTFQTPPSSGGSCDLQNPTFQKPPSSGGSCDLQNPTFQKPPSSGGSYDLQNPTFQKPPSSGGSYDLQNPTFQKPPSSGGSYDLQNPTFQKPPSSGGSYDLQNPTFQKPPSSGGSYDLQNPTFQKPPSSGGSYDLQNPTFQKPPSSGGSYDLQNPTFQTPPSSRGSYDLQNPTFQTPPSSRGSYDLQNTTFQKPPSKTSL from the exons atgacaggatccagagtatcaagcat cgataagatcggcacggtccccctggaagaagtggagttcttcccgaactttgaggcttacccggactatTACGTCCGgtttcgttctgaacctgcctctaaagaagagaccgaacccaaggag CACCCCCCTGCATCTACTGCAACACCTACACCAGCGCGGTACCATATCGCTTTATCAAAACCCACCTACGGATTGTGCAAGGTTGCCGAGGCTCTTAATGAGCCTCCTGCACAAGGAACGTACAAGAAGAATGTAGCACAAAA AGGGTCTTATGACCTACAGAATACAACTTTCCAGAACCCTCCCTCTAGCAGAGGGTCTTATGACCTACCGAATACAACTTTCCAGACACCTCCCTCTAGCAGAGGGTCTTATGACCTACCGAATACAACTTTCCAGAAACCTCCCTCTAGGAGAGGGTCTTATGACCTACAGAATACAAATTTCCAGACACCTCCCTCTAGCAGAGGGTCTTATGACCTACCGAATACAACTTTCCAGAACCCTCCCTCTAGCAGAGGGTCTTATGACCTACAGAATACAACTTTCCAGAAACCTCCCTCTAGGAGAGGGTCTTATGACCTACAGAATACAACTTTCCAGACACCTCCCTCTAGCGGAGGGTCTTGTGACCTGCAGAATACAACTTTCCAGACACCTCCCTCTAGCGGAGGGTCTTGTGACCTACAGAATACAACTTTCCAGACACCTCCCTCTAGCGGAGGGTCTTGTGACCTACAGAATACAACTTTCCAGACACCTCCCTCTAGCGGAGGGTCTTGTGACCTACAGAATACAACTTTCCAGACACCTCCCTCTAGCGGAGGGTCTTGTGACCTACAGAATACAACTTTCCAGACACCTCCCTCTAGCGGAGGGTCTTGTGACCTACAGAATCCAACTTTCCAGAAACCTCCCTCTAGCGGAGGGTCTTGTGACCTACAGAATCCAACTTTCCAGAAACCTCCCTCTAGCGGAGGGTCTTATGACCTACAGAATCCAACTTTCCAGAAACCTCCCTCTAGCGGAGGGTCTTATGACCTACAGAATCCAACTTTCCAGAAACCTCCCTCTAGCGGAGGGTCTTATGACCTACAGAATCCAACTTTCCAGAAACCTCCCTCTAGCGGAGGGTCTTATGACCTACAGAATCCAACTTTCCAGAAACCTCCCTCTAGCGGAGGGTCTTATGACCTACAGAATCCAACTTTCCAGAAACCTCCCTCTAGCGGAGGGTCTTATGACCTACAGAATCCAACTTTCCAGAAACCTCCCTCTAGCGGAGGGTCTTATGACCTACAGAATCCAACTTTCCAGACACCTCCCTCTAGCAGAGGGTCTTATGACCTACAGAATCCAACTTTCCAGACACCTCCCTCTAGCAGAGGGTCTTATGACCTACAGAATACAACTTTCCAGAAACCTCCCTCTA AAACCTCCCTCTAG